In Flavobacterium sp. WV_118_3, one DNA window encodes the following:
- a CDS encoding N-acetylmuramoyl-L-alanine amidase, with translation MKKITTLLFALILGFAANAQIIVIDPGHGYGATTSDNPDGRTATEIETSLEVGLRTRNLIQGSCSWTVYMTRTTNLNSWTSVTQRATMSNNWNADRLLSIHCNAGGGTGTETFYCTADDTNTAPDIAFAQKIQTDMVSYGSWANRRCVEDNSFLAYHLGVLRYSSATGCLNEIGFVDTTADAAKLTSSTWRDSFASAYFNALKSNLGLTCSTSAPGAFTLTATPECNGTATRVRLNWTASANATSYDIYRNGALYASSITGTQYLNTAVTSGTAYTYYVKAKNAGSTTTNNSNGTLSATPPACGAPGAFTVTLTPTCSGTTSAINVTWTASANATTYDIYRNGNLYAPDVTGTSFLNTYLINAGSSYTYSMVAKNSAGSTSNSNGTRSAVAISCGARMATESPVNGFENLQLYPNPSDGFVNLSVENIADQKVNLMLVDTNGRIVLESNVMPTNNTLSEQIDIRNLATGMYILKITTGNKEYIRKVVKK, from the coding sequence ATGAAAAAAATAACTACACTCCTTTTTGCCCTGATATTAGGTTTCGCAGCAAATGCACAAATCATTGTTATCGACCCGGGACATGGCTATGGTGCCACAACCAGCGATAATCCCGATGGCCGGACCGCTACAGAAATTGAAACCTCACTGGAAGTCGGTTTACGAACCCGTAACCTCATCCAGGGGAGTTGTTCCTGGACCGTATATATGACCCGTACAACCAATCTGAACAGTTGGACTTCGGTAACGCAACGGGCAACCATGTCGAACAACTGGAATGCCGACCGTTTGTTAAGTATTCACTGTAATGCCGGTGGTGGAACCGGTACCGAAACCTTTTATTGTACCGCCGACGATACCAATACCGCTCCGGATATTGCTTTCGCTCAGAAAATCCAGACCGATATGGTATCCTACGGTTCCTGGGCCAACAGACGATGCGTGGAAGACAATAGCTTCCTGGCCTATCACCTGGGCGTATTGCGTTATTCCTCCGCTACGGGATGTTTAAATGAAATCGGTTTTGTCGACACTACAGCCGATGCTGCCAAACTAACCAGCTCTACCTGGAGGGATTCGTTTGCATCTGCTTATTTTAATGCCTTAAAATCGAATTTAGGGTTAACATGTAGTACCAGTGCTCCAGGTGCATTTACCTTAACCGCTACTCCGGAATGTAACGGAACCGCAACCCGCGTTCGACTAAACTGGACGGCTTCGGCCAATGCGACCAGTTATGATATCTATCGCAACGGGGCTTTATATGCCAGCAGTATTACCGGAACACAATACCTGAATACGGCAGTTACCTCCGGAACGGCTTATACCTACTACGTAAAAGCGAAAAATGCCGGAAGTACAACAACCAATAACTCTAACGGAACCTTGTCGGCTACACCACCGGCTTGTGGTGCTCCAGGTGCGTTTACGGTTACTTTAACACCAACTTGTAGCGGAACAACCAGCGCTATTAATGTGACGTGGACGGCTTCTGCCAATGCCACTACCTACGATATCTATCGTAACGGAAACTTATACGCTCCGGATGTTACCGGTACTTCGTTTTTAAATACCTATTTGATCAACGCTGGTTCGAGTTATACCTATTCGATGGTAGCAAAAAACAGCGCCGGATCAACCAGCAATTCCAACGGAACCCGTTCGGCTGTGGCCATTAGCTGTGGTGCCCGAATGGCTACGGAAAGTCCTGTAAATGGTTTTGAAAACCTACAATTATATCCGAATCCGTCTGATGGTTTTGTAAACTTATCGGTAGAAAATATCGCCGATCAGAAAGTGAACCTGATGTTGGTGGACACCAATGGTCGTATCGTATTGGAAAGCAACGTGATGCCAACGAATAATACGTTATCCGAGCAAATCGATATCCGCAACCTGGCAACAGGTATGTATATTTTAAAAATCACAACCGGAAATAAAGAATATATCCGAAAAGTCGTGAAAAAATAA
- a CDS encoding GNAT family N-acetyltransferase, giving the protein MNVIIVIAQKEHYVYAAEICDTIETSALQRGTGIAKRTPEYIRKKIDMQDAVIALENGKFAGFCYIESWSHGKFVAHSGLIVHPDYRHLGLAKKIKTFVFDYSQKKYPEAKIFGITTGLAVMKINSDLGYRPVPFSELTDDPSFWSGCTTCSNFDILQRKENKMCLCTGMLYDPNEKRKPKATYTFNQKVLSRLKNIKLALFLKK; this is encoded by the coding sequence ATGAATGTAATCATTGTTATTGCTCAAAAGGAGCATTATGTCTATGCGGCAGAGATTTGCGACACGATCGAAACCTCAGCCTTACAAAGAGGCACCGGTATTGCCAAAAGGACACCGGAATACATCCGTAAAAAGATCGACATGCAGGATGCTGTTATCGCACTCGAAAACGGAAAATTCGCCGGTTTTTGTTATATCGAAAGCTGGAGTCACGGCAAGTTTGTAGCCCATTCGGGCCTTATTGTTCATCCGGATTACCGTCACCTCGGACTGGCTAAAAAAATCAAAACGTTTGTTTTTGACTATTCGCAAAAAAAGTATCCCGAAGCTAAAATTTTTGGGATCACTACCGGTCTGGCCGTGATGAAAATCAATTCCGATTTAGGCTACCGGCCGGTACCGTTTTCCGAACTAACCGATGATCCGAGTTTTTGGAGTGGCTGCACAACCTGTTCGAATTTTGATATTCTGCAACGGAAGGAAAATAAAATGTGTCTTTGTACCGGAATGTTATACGATCCAAACGAAAAAAGAAAGCCAAAAGCAACCTATACCTTTAATCAAAAAGTGTTAAGCCGACTGAAAAATATCAAACTGGCACTTTTCTTAAAAAAATAA